The DNA region TAGAGGCGCCCATCCCCGGGAAATCTGCAGTAGGGATTGAGATTCCTAATGCCAAAACGGCTGCAGTATCATTGCGGGAAGTTCTTTCCAGCAATGCTTTTCAAAAAGGGAAAGGAAAGATACTTGTGGCATTGGGAAAAGATATTGCAGGGAAGGTAGTGATTACTGATCTGGCTAAAATGCCGCATCTTTTGATTGCCGGGCAAACCGGAAGCGGAAAGTCGGTTTGCATCAATACCATAATTACCAGTATTCTCTATCATAGTCTTCCTGAAGATGTAAAATTAATCCTGATCGATCCCAAAGTGGTTGAGCTATCCATATATAATGGGATTCCTCATTTGCGCACGGAAGTCGTTACGGAGCCCAAGAAAGCAGCGGGTATCTTAAATTGGGCTGTAACAGAAATGGAAACCCGTTATCGGTCTTTTGCGGAAAAAAATGTTCGTGATATTAATGGATTTAATAAGCAAAATCCTGAAATGAAGATGCCATTCATTGTCGTTGTGATTGATGAGCTGGCAGATTTGATGATGGTGGCAAAGGACAGTGTGGAAGATGCGATTTGTCGATTAGCACAAAAAGCAAGAGCTGCGGGGATTCATCTTGTTGTAGCAACGCAAAGACCTTCTGTGGATGTTATTACAGGCCTAATTAAAGCAAATATCCCCAGCCGTATTTCGTTTGCTGTCTCATCACAAGTGGATTCCAGAACCATTTTAGATAAAGCAGGCGCAGAAAAACTTTTAGGTAAAGGTGATATGCTTTTTAATCCATCCGGTGCATCGAATCCTATACGCATACAAGGAGCATTTATTTCCGATGAGGAAGTGGAGGCTGTCGTTTCTTATGTAAAGGAACAGTGCATCCAGCAGGATGTCATAGTATCTGATGAGACAAAAATAGATTTATCAGAGTGGGAACCTGCTGTTTCTTCAGATTCAGAGGAGCCGAAAGATGAATTATTGGCAGAAGCGTCAGAGTGGGTGGTTGATACCCAAAGAGCATCTGTTTCCGCATTGCAGCGAAGGTTTCGAATCGGCTACACTAGAGCAGGAAGATTAATGGATACCATGGAATTAATGGGAATTGTAAGTAAAGCTGATGGTGCAAAACCGAGAACGGTTTTAGTTTCTAAAGGGCAATTAAAAGAGTTATTTCCGGATCAAATAGAAAATTGAAATAAATAATATATTATCAAATAAGGGAGCGACAACCTTTGCGGAGATTAATACCGGTTATATCATTTCTTATATTAGCTTCTACTGCTTTTTGGGGAATTTTACAATATGCAAAAATCCAGGAAGATTTGAAAAAGCAAACATCAGTCAAGGCGCAAACTATTAAAATTTGTACTGATTTACAATCCAATATTTTAGATGAAATCGGTAAAGAATTTTATGCGGAAACCGGATTTCAAATAGAAATTATACGTATGACAGCGGAACAATTAGGCAGTAATGGGCATCAGGGGATTGGCGAGGCTGATATATTTTTAACATCTCAGACCAATTTGGAAGAATTGAAAAAGAATAAGGCATTACGCTCCTATTCTTCAGAATCGACAGACACTGCTTTAGAACAATTTAAGGATTTCGAGGGGACTTGGACGGGAATTTGGTTAGATCCGATTGTTTTTGTTGTTAATAAAGAATTTGCGGCCAGACATTCTCTGCTAAATTATAATTGGAACAATATAATGACTTCACCGCAGATCCGATTGTCCATGACGGATTTTATTGCGGCAGATATGGCGGAAGATTTGCTGTTATCTATGGCAGAACACTTCGGGATTACAGAGGCACTTTACCTTTTGTCTGAGGGGAACTCCCATATTGTACAATATGGGAAATATCTTTCGACGCCATCAAGGATGGCAGGTATGGGAAAGTGTGATATCGGGATATCCAGCTATAATGAGGCTATGCGGGCACAAAAAGAAAATCTTCCTCTACAAATTATGTACCCTACGGATGGAACTTCCTGGTATTTATATGGTATAGGGCTTTCTGCCGACAGCAAAGAGCCCGAACTTGGTCAAAAACTTATGAATTGGTTGTTGACGCCTACGCATTATAAAAAGGTCATGCAGGATAACGGTTGTTACTTTATTTATGTTAATGACAGCACATTGCCTGCTGATACAAACGGAAATCCTTTAAATTATTGGGAATTAGAGAAGAAATATGTTGATGAGGGGAAAAAAATACTATTGAATGAATGGATAGAACAGGTTCGTTTCAGGAGGATTTCATAATTGAATCGTAAATTGGGAGTTATTAGCTTAGGATGTTCCAAGAATTTGGTAGATACTGAAATGATGGTTGGTATTTTAGCAAAAGCCGGGTATGAATTAACTGAGGATTTAAGCACTGCGCAAATCATTATTATCAACACATGCACATTTATTGATCCGGCAAAGGAAGAATCAATTCAGACCATTTTGCAGGCAGCCAGATATAAAAAGGAGGGAGTTTGTGAGAGACTTGTCGCTGCCGGGTGTCTGACACAGCAATATAAGGAAGCATTGGGAAAAGAAATACCGGAAATCGATATTTTTATAGGTACTGATTCATGGCAACATATTTTAGAAGTTGTCCAAGAGTCCTATATTCATGGCAATAAAAAGATATATAGATTCGATACCGCTCCCTGTGAACATGAAGAACTTATTCCGCGGCAGCCGCTGACTCCACCTTACAGTGCGTATATAAAGATTGCGGAAGGATGCAGTAATGGTTGCACGTTTTGCTATATTCCCTATGTTCGTGGCGCGATGAGAAGCCGCTCCATTCCATCTGTTGTACACGAAGTCAAACGGCTTTCCAGTGAAGGTGTCCGTGAGTTTAATTTAATTGCGCAGGACTCCAGTTTCTATGGCAGAGATTTAAATGATGGAACAACACTTGCAAGGCTATTAAAAGAACTTGTAAAAATTGATAATGTGAAATGGATTCGTTTGTTTTATCTGTATCCAACGTATTTTGATGATGAACTTTTAGAAATAATTACTAAAGAAGAAAAGATCTGCAAATATGTAGATATTCCTTTACAGCATATAAGTGATTCCGTATTAAGACGAATGCATAGACGTGATTCTTCCCAAAGCATCAAAAAGCTATTGAAGAAATTACGAAATACCACACCGTATATAACAATTCGGACAACCCTTATGGTTGGGTTTCCCGGAGAAACAGAGGCAGATTTTAAAGAATTGCTTACATTCATCAAGGCAGTGAAATTTGATAATATGGGGGCATTTACTTATTCAGCACAAGATGGGACACCAGCAGCCCGTATGGTCGATCAGGTTACAGAAGAAATAAAAGAAAATCGATATCACGAGTTAATGGCGGCTCAAGCAGAAATTTCTGAAGAAAATAATCGGAATCTGATTGGAGTTGATACAGAAGTATTGGTGGAAGAATTATTAGATGATGGATGTGGAAATCTTCAGGCTAAAGGCAGAGCATCTTTCCAAGCACCTGAGGTAGATGGTAATGTTTACATAGATCACCCTGGCGATTTACGGCCGGGTGACTTTGTTAAGGCGCATATTATAGATGGATACGCATATGATTTGATTGCGGAGAGAATAACAACAGATAGAGGTATATGATGATTGTTGAAATCATTACTACCGGCACAGAATTACTGCTGGGAGAAATTGATAATGAGAACAGCAGATGGTTGGCGGTTTTTCTGAATCAGCACGGATTTACAGTAGCTTATATGACTACGGTGGGGGATAATGCTATGCGGATGAGAAATGCTATGGAAATTGCATTGTCTCGGGCAGATATAGTAATTACATCCGGCGGGCTGGGTGCGACACAAGGAGACATTACGAAGCGCATCGGGGCAGAAGCTTTAGGTATTCCTTATATATATTATGAGGATCAGAATAGCCGTCTTAGGGATTATTATGAACGAGAAAGGCGAGTATATTCTAAACTCCTATCGCGACAGGCATGGTTCGGAGAAGGTTCCTGCATATTTGAAAATCATGTTGGTTCAGCTAATGGATCTGCATCTATTAAAAATCATAAAGCACTAATTCATTTACCGGGACCACCATTTGAAATGAAAATTATGGCAGAGAAAGAGATGATGCCGTGGCTTGAAAGTAATTTTGGACCGCAAGGTATTATTTATTCTGTTATAGTAACTATAACAGGGTTGACAGAGACAGAAATTGAATCCCGTATAATGGATCTAATTAAGGCGCAGGAAAATCCGACATTTGCTTTATTGGCAAGGCCGGGATATATTGCGCTTCGTATGACTGCGCATGGAAGTACTATACAAAATGCGCACGATTTGATCACTCCGTTCTTATTGATTATAAAAAAGCGGCTTCCTGTATCAGAGTATCATGTTGAATCTGATATTAGGAGTGATTTGGCAGAATTATTGATTCAGTATAAAATGACAATGAGCGCCGCTGAATCATGTACCGGTGGTATAGTTGGAAAGTTAATGACAGATTTGCCCGGAAGTTCTGACTACTTTAAGGGGAGTGCTGTTACTTATTGGAATGATAGTAAAGAGGAGATTCTCGGTGTTTCAAAAAGTACACTGGAAAGAGATACTGCTGTTAGTGCTGGTGTAGCTGGTGAAATGGCCGAAGGTAGCAGACGACTTTATAATAGTGATGTGTCGGTAGCCACTACCGGATATGCCGGTCCGGGGAATGGAATACATGGGGAGAGTCCTGGTCTTGTATTTATAGCTGTTTCAGGAAAATATGGAACAAAAGTCTATGAAGAACATTTTATGGGGAATCGTGAGAGTATCCGTTATGGCGCAGCAGATAAGGCATTATATTATGTTCTGCAGTATATTAAATTAAATAAAGGAGGATAAAATGACAGTAAAAGTACAGAATACGGACATGAACTCAGAACGTCAAAAGGCTCTTGAAAATGCAATGCATCAAATTACCCGTGAGTTCGGAGCCGGTGCAATTATGCGATTAGGCGATATGAAGGGAAAATTGGATACAGAGGTTATTCCGACAGGTTCATTAGCTCTGGATATTGCAGTAGGGGTTGGCGGATATCCTCGGGGAAGGGTCATAGAAATTTACGGGCCGGAATCTTCCGGAAAAACGACATTAGCATTACATGCCATTGCTGAAGCACAAAAAAATAATGGTGTAGCGGCATTTATTGATGCGGAACATGCCTTGGATCCCGTATATGCTCATCATTTGGGTGTCGATACGGAGC from Dialister invisus DSM 15470 includes:
- a CDS encoding CinA family nicotinamide mononucleotide deamidase-related protein, which gives rise to MMIVEIITTGTELLLGEIDNENSRWLAVFLNQHGFTVAYMTTVGDNAMRMRNAMEIALSRADIVITSGGLGATQGDITKRIGAEALGIPYIYYEDQNSRLRDYYERERRVYSKLLSRQAWFGEGSCIFENHVGSANGSASIKNHKALIHLPGPPFEMKIMAEKEMMPWLESNFGPQGIIYSVIVTITGLTETEIESRIMDLIKAQENPTFALLARPGYIALRMTAHGSTIQNAHDLITPFLLIIKKRLPVSEYHVESDIRSDLAELLIQYKMTMSAAESCTGGIVGKLMTDLPGSSDYFKGSAVTYWNDSKEEILGVSKSTLERDTAVSAGVAGEMAEGSRRLYNSDVSVATTGYAGPGNGIHGESPGLVFIAVSGKYGTKVYEEHFMGNRESIRYGAADKALYYVLQYIKLNKGG
- a CDS encoding ABC transporter substrate-binding protein, which translates into the protein MRRLIPVISFLILASTAFWGILQYAKIQEDLKKQTSVKAQTIKICTDLQSNILDEIGKEFYAETGFQIEIIRMTAEQLGSNGHQGIGEADIFLTSQTNLEELKKNKALRSYSSESTDTALEQFKDFEGTWTGIWLDPIVFVVNKEFAARHSLLNYNWNNIMTSPQIRLSMTDFIAADMAEDLLLSMAEHFGITEALYLLSEGNSHIVQYGKYLSTPSRMAGMGKCDIGISSYNEAMRAQKENLPLQIMYPTDGTSWYLYGIGLSADSKEPELGQKLMNWLLTPTHYKKVMQDNGCYFIYVNDSTLPADTNGNPLNYWELEKKYVDEGKKILLNEWIEQVRFRRIS
- the rimO gene encoding 30S ribosomal protein S12 methylthiotransferase RimO, with protein sequence MNRKLGVISLGCSKNLVDTEMMVGILAKAGYELTEDLSTAQIIIINTCTFIDPAKEESIQTILQAARYKKEGVCERLVAAGCLTQQYKEALGKEIPEIDIFIGTDSWQHILEVVQESYIHGNKKIYRFDTAPCEHEELIPRQPLTPPYSAYIKIAEGCSNGCTFCYIPYVRGAMRSRSIPSVVHEVKRLSSEGVREFNLIAQDSSFYGRDLNDGTTLARLLKELVKIDNVKWIRLFYLYPTYFDDELLEIITKEEKICKYVDIPLQHISDSVLRRMHRRDSSQSIKKLLKKLRNTTPYITIRTTLMVGFPGETEADFKELLTFIKAVKFDNMGAFTYSAQDGTPAARMVDQVTEEIKENRYHELMAAQAEISEENNRNLIGVDTEVLVEELLDDGCGNLQAKGRASFQAPEVDGNVYIDHPGDLRPGDFVKAHIIDGYAYDLIAERITTDRGI
- a CDS encoding DNA translocase FtsK 4TM domain-containing protein: MGIVGNLLRNGFYVLFGVASFGAALVLIFTGAVYVLTGHAPNMTRRLVFSLIAVWIILAGYHHHMLPAGSNFSVASFMTYGGMFCGIPVGIIRFLAGNIGTTIILTGLFVIDILLLTHWSVSNGAKKVGEQTEKRIGHVKARIREKQEAYHSARNAAENAGEQYNLTDFIFHKPTIKNIKKDDTEDLPVNVFSPADEKGKPVCGEATAPTVSENAQILLPEDNIDMLEGHKVCEENTNDIKINSKADMPEAEKNNFYSFPPLSLLKEGESSGSLETNAYGKANRLETTLKSFGVNAKIVHVSIGPAVTRYELEPAPGVRVSKIEGLSDDIALQLAATSIRIEAPIPGKSAVGIEIPNAKTAAVSLREVLSSNAFQKGKGKILVALGKDIAGKVVITDLAKMPHLLIAGQTGSGKSVCINTIITSILYHSLPEDVKLILIDPKVVELSIYNGIPHLRTEVVTEPKKAAGILNWAVTEMETRYRSFAEKNVRDINGFNKQNPEMKMPFIVVVIDELADLMMVAKDSVEDAICRLAQKARAAGIHLVVATQRPSVDVITGLIKANIPSRISFAVSSQVDSRTILDKAGAEKLLGKGDMLFNPSGASNPIRIQGAFISDEEVEAVVSYVKEQCIQQDVIVSDETKIDLSEWEPAVSSDSEEPKDELLAEASEWVVDTQRASVSALQRRFRIGYTRAGRLMDTMELMGIVSKADGAKPRTVLVSKGQLKELFPDQIEN